The Desulfonispora thiosulfatigenes DSM 11270 genome window below encodes:
- the grpE gene encoding nucleotide exchange factor GrpE — MTNNEENVELEEDIIEEEENTESTGKVEIVEETNEVDELNQRLLRVSADFDNFKRRTREEKASILKYANEKLLIDTLPVLDNFQRAIDVKEPSEEVKKFIEGMDMIYRQLYEVLKKSGLSAIEAKGNEFNPELHDAVMQVENNEVPDNTVIEDLRAGYLYHDKVIRPSMVQVAKNS; from the coding sequence ATGACTAATAATGAAGAAAATGTAGAATTAGAAGAAGATATTATTGAAGAAGAGGAAAATACAGAGAGTACAGGTAAAGTAGAAATCGTAGAAGAAACAAATGAAGTTGATGAGCTTAATCAAAGACTATTAAGAGTTTCTGCAGATTTTGATAACTTTAAAAGAAGAACTAGAGAAGAAAAGGCAAGTATTTTAAAATATGCCAATGAAAAACTACTAATAGATACTTTGCCAGTTTTAGATAATTTTCAAAGAGCAATTGATGTTAAAGAACCAAGTGAAGAAGTAAAAAAATTCATTGAAGGTATGGATATGATTTATCGTCAATTGTATGAAGTTTTAAAGAAATCAGGACTTTCTGCAATTGAAGCTAAAGGAAATGAGTTTAATCCTGAACTTCATGATGCAGTTATGCAGGTAGAAAACAATGAGGTTCCTGACAATACAGTAATTGAAGATTTAAGAGCAGGATACCTATACCATGATAAGGTAATTAGACCAAGTATGGTACAAGTAGCAAAGAATAGTTAA
- the dnaK gene encoding molecular chaperone DnaK: MSKVIGIDLGTTNSCVAVMEGGEPVVIPNPEGNRTTPSVVGFSKTAERLVGQVAKRQAITNPDRTISSIKRHMGTDYKVSVDDKQFSPQEISAIILQKLKDDAESYLGESVSKAVITVPAYFTDSQRQATKDAGTIAGLEVLRIINEPTAASLSYGLDKENDQTILIYDLGGGTFDVSILELGDGVFEVKATSGNNRLGGDDFDQKIIEWMIEEFKKETSVDLNKDKMAAQRLKEAAEKAKHELSGVQTTNINLPFITATADGPQHLDLNLTRAKFNELTADLVEKTLTPTKQALKDSGFSANEIDKVILVGGSTRIPAVQEAIKNLIGKEPYKGVNPDECVALGAAIQAGVLSGEVKDVLLLDVTPLSLGIETLGGVSTKLIERNTTIPTSKSQIFSTASDSQTSVDIHVLQGEREMAQYNKTLGRFQLTGIPAAPRGVPQIEVKFDIDANGIVNVSAKDLGTGKEQKITIQSSSGLSDEEIENMVKEAEMNAEADKKRKEEVETRNGADSLVYQTEKTLKEAGDKLDADEKGEAEKAIQELKTALEGDNTEDIKAKSEALTEIVYKLSSKLYEQANPEAGQEAPEGAPEQDDNVVDADFTEIKEDK, from the coding sequence ATGAGTAAAGTAATTGGAATAGACTTAGGTACAACAAATTCTTGTGTAGCAGTAATGGAGGGTGGGGAACCAGTAGTTATCCCAAATCCAGAAGGTAATAGAACAACACCATCGGTGGTAGGGTTTTCTAAAACTGCTGAACGTTTAGTAGGTCAAGTTGCTAAGCGTCAAGCAATCACAAATCCCGATCGTACTATTAGTTCAATTAAAAGACATATGGGTACAGATTACAAGGTTAGTGTTGATGATAAACAATTTTCACCTCAAGAAATTTCGGCTATTATTTTACAAAAGTTAAAAGATGATGCAGAAAGCTATTTAGGAGAGTCAGTTTCAAAGGCTGTAATTACTGTTCCAGCTTATTTTACTGATAGTCAAAGACAAGCAACAAAGGATGCTGGAACAATAGCAGGACTTGAAGTTTTAAGAATAATTAATGAACCTACAGCAGCTTCATTATCTTATGGTTTAGATAAAGAAAATGACCAAACAATTCTAATTTATGACTTAGGTGGCGGAACATTTGACGTATCTATTCTGGAATTAGGTGATGGTGTATTTGAGGTAAAGGCTACTAGTGGTAACAATCGTTTAGGTGGAGATGACTTTGATCAAAAAATCATTGAATGGATGATTGAAGAGTTTAAAAAAGAAACTAGTGTAGATTTAAATAAAGATAAAATGGCTGCCCAACGTTTAAAAGAAGCAGCTGAAAAGGCTAAACATGAATTATCTGGAGTACAAACAACTAATATTAATTTACCTTTCATCACTGCAACAGCTGATGGACCTCAGCATTTAGACTTAAATTTAACAAGAGCAAAATTTAACGAGTTAACAGCAGATTTAGTAGAAAAAACTTTAACTCCAACAAAACAAGCATTAAAAGACTCAGGTTTTTCTGCTAATGAAATAGATAAAGTAATTTTAGTAGGTGGATCTACACGTATCCCAGCGGTTCAAGAAGCGATCAAAAACTTAATTGGTAAAGAGCCTTATAAAGGTGTTAACCCTGATGAATGTGTTGCGCTAGGTGCAGCTATTCAAGCAGGTGTATTATCAGGGGAAGTTAAGGACGTATTATTATTAGACGTTACTCCTTTATCTTTAGGTATTGAAACTTTAGGTGGAGTATCGACTAAGTTAATCGAAAGAAATACAACTATTCCAACTTCTAAGAGTCAGATTTTCTCAACAGCATCTGATAGTCAAACATCAGTTGATATTCACGTATTACAAGGTGAAAGAGAAATGGCTCAATATAATAAAACTTTAGGACGTTTCCAATTAACTGGAATACCAGCAGCTCCTAGAGGAGTTCCACAAATTGAAGTTAAGTTTGACATTGATGCTAACGGAATTGTAAATGTTTCTGCTAAAGATTTAGGAACAGGAAAAGAACAAAAAATTACAATTCAATCTTCAAGCGGACTTTCAGATGAAGAAATTGAAAACATGGTAAAAGAAGCTGAAATGAATGCTGAAGCAGATAAAAAACGCAAAGAAGAAGTTGAAACTAGAAATGGAGCAGATTCATTAGTATACCAAACTGAGAAGACTTTAAAAGAAGCAGGAGATAAATTAGATGCTGATGAAAAAGGCGAAGCAGAAAAAGCAATACAAGAATTAAAAACAGCATTAGAAGGTGATAACACCGAAGACATTAAAGCTAAATCTGAAGCTTTAACTGAAATAGTTTATAAATTATCATCAAAATTATACGAGCAAGCAAATCCTGAAGCTGGGCAAGAAGCACCTGAAGGCGCTCCAGAGCAAGATGATAATGTAGTAGATGCTGACTTTACAGAAATTAAGGAAGATAAATAA
- the dnaJ gene encoding molecular chaperone DnaJ produces the protein MAKRDYYEVLEISKTAGEDEIKKAYRKLARKYHPDVNPGDKKAEEKFKEVSEAYEILSNPEKRSAYDQFGHAGTDPNGFGGAGGFGGGDFGGFGDIFDVFFGGGGGGFGGGRARRGPTKGNDLRYDLVIEFEEAAFGVEKTISLPRYENCSKCKGTGAKEGTEAETCGTCHGTGQVAHTQRTAFGHFQTVKPCSTCNGEGKIIKEPCTKCKGQGKVRATKKLQVKIPAGVDSGSRLRMAGEGEPGELGGPHGDLYIYISVKPHEYFIRQGNDIILEYPINIVQASIGTEVEIPTLEGPVKLKIPEGTQTGTVFRLRGKGITSIKGFSKGDQHVQVKIITPKHLTSEQKELLQKLEKSFAEGQHTDQDENDGKEKGFFERVKDAFKG, from the coding sequence ATGGCAAAAAGAGATTATTATGAAGTTTTAGAAATTAGTAAAACAGCCGGCGAGGATGAAATTAAAAAAGCATATCGCAAGCTAGCCCGGAAATACCACCCTGATGTGAACCCAGGAGATAAAAAGGCGGAAGAGAAATTTAAAGAAGTATCAGAGGCCTATGAAATTCTTTCTAATCCAGAAAAAAGATCTGCTTATGATCAATTTGGTCATGCGGGTACAGATCCTAATGGTTTTGGTGGAGCAGGAGGATTTGGTGGCGGAGATTTTGGTGGATTTGGTGATATATTTGATGTATTCTTCGGTGGTGGCGGAGGAGGCTTTGGCGGTGGTAGAGCCCGTAGAGGTCCTACTAAAGGAAATGATCTTCGCTATGATTTAGTAATAGAATTTGAAGAGGCAGCTTTTGGGGTAGAAAAGACAATCTCTTTACCACGATATGAAAATTGTTCTAAATGTAAAGGAACAGGGGCTAAAGAAGGAACCGAAGCCGAAACTTGTGGAACATGTCATGGTACGGGTCAAGTAGCTCATACTCAAAGAACAGCATTTGGTCATTTTCAAACAGTTAAACCTTGCTCTACTTGTAATGGTGAAGGTAAAATTATTAAAGAACCATGCACAAAATGTAAGGGTCAGGGAAAGGTTCGCGCAACTAAGAAACTACAAGTTAAGATACCTGCTGGTGTTGACTCTGGATCGCGTTTAAGAATGGCAGGAGAGGGTGAACCTGGTGAATTAGGTGGACCACATGGAGATTTATATATTTATATTTCAGTTAAACCACATGAGTATTTTATTAGGCAAGGTAATGATATAATTTTAGAATATCCAATCAATATTGTGCAGGCTTCCATAGGAACTGAAGTAGAAATCCCGACTCTAGAAGGACCAGTTAAATTAAAAATTCCGGAAGGAACTCAAACAGGAACTGTATTTAGATTAAGAGGAAAGGGTATTACTAGTATCAAAGGTTTTTCTAAAGGAGACCAGCATGTTCAAGTGAAAATTATAACTCCTAAACATCTTACTTCTGAACAAAAAGAGTTACTTCAAAAGCTAGAAAAATCATTTGCTGAAGGACAGCATACGGATCAAGATGAAAATGATGGAAAAGAAAAAGGCTTCTTTGAACGAGTAAAGGATGCTTTTAAAGGTTAG